One part of the Ursus arctos isolate Adak ecotype North America unplaced genomic scaffold, UrsArc2.0 scaffold_20, whole genome shotgun sequence genome encodes these proteins:
- the LOC123000949 gene encoding uncharacterized protein LOC123000949, whose translation MGVSQGLPASPQPGEQGQASQNAAVAKPWHSQLLFSPGLHLVQLPSLCTFDGSGLSSGWPLSTQALKICRSVWLLLLPLSKQAVHPQLLTANHSFPLGRLLRLWRHLCPRTVVTLCSAETRDGFPDWELELRCAPVLRHQGCRDTQDDMRVIHIFVIHVRMSMLVRNRENDHRGLPDAVPTMESGTGLCLDGHGAGLHVRAGSGVHLPPASGSRQSDF comes from the exons ATGGGAGTATCTCAGGGACTTCCGGCAAGCCCACAGCCTGGCGAGCAGGGACAGGCCAGCCAGAATGCAGCTGTGGCAAAGCCTTGGCATTCACAGCTGCTGTTCTCACCTGGGCTCCATCTCGTTCAGCTGCCATCTCTGTGCACATTTGATGGCTCTGGGCTATCTAGCGGGTGGCCTCTTTCCACCCAAGCGCTGAAAATCTGCAGAAGCGTGTGGCTGCTACTACTCCCTTTATCCAAGCAGGCTGTCCACCCCCAGCTTCTGACGGCAAATCACTCTTTTCCTCTGGGCCGTCTTTTAAG GCTGTGGAGACACCTGTGCCCAAGAACCGTGGTAACCCTTTGCAGCGCCGAGACCCGGGATGGCTTTCCGGATTGGGAGTTGGAGCTGCGGTGTGCCCCAGTGCTTAGACACCAGGGCTGTCGTGATACACAG GATGATATGCGAGTTATACACATATTCGTAATACATGTTAGAATGAGCATGTTAGTCCGAAATCGAGAAAATGATCATCGTGGACTACCTGACGCCGTCCCAACTATGGAAAGTGGTACAGGGCTGTGCCTGGATGGACACGGAGCTGGTCTGCATGTTCGGGCAGGATCTGGTGTTCA CCTACCACCAGCTTCTGGGAGCCGCCAGTCTGACTTCTGA